The Pristiophorus japonicus isolate sPriJap1 unplaced genomic scaffold, sPriJap1.hap1 HAP1_SCAFFOLD_42, whole genome shotgun sequence genome includes a region encoding these proteins:
- the LOC139250752 gene encoding probable G-protein coupled receptor 139 yields MYLLQSKSLALLNLMAIVILSRGKCGLSKCITRYLVAMATADLTVIVFNVILLQMAVLYWWDTSLYYTPVCRFIHFLAQTATDSSVWFTVAFTFDRFLAICCQKLKTKYCTERTAAVVIVTLSALFCSKNVPWPFVYAPYFTANHIPRGCRVSVQFYAAPTWRAFSWFEQLLTPVLPFCVILLLNALTVRRILVASRARRNLREGSDGGNDQDPEMRNRRKSIVLLFAISGSFILLWLTTVVYFLLYRILGIFNYRTFYNPLATFEHAGTMLQLLSSCTNTAIYTVTQSKFREEMINALKYPFTLIGKLVK; encoded by the exons atgtatttgctgCAATCAAAATCTCTGGCATTGT TGAACCtgatggcgattgtgatcctgtcccggggaaagtgcggtctctccaaatgcatcactcgctacctggtggccatggcgacGGCGGATCTGACGGTGATTGTCTTTAATGTGATATTACTTCAGATGGCTGTGCTGTATTGGTGGGACACTTCCCTGTACTACACTCCTGTGTGCAGATTCATTCACTTCCTGGCTCAGACTGCCACAGACAGTTCTGTTTGGTTCACGgtcgcttttacctttgatcggtttctagccatttgttgtcagaagctgaaaaccaaatattgcaccgagagaaccgcAGCTGTGGTTATAGTGACTTTGAGCGCACTGTTCTGTTCGAAGAATGTCCCTTGGCCCTTCGTGTATGCTCCTTATTTTACAGCTAATCACATACCGCGGGGTTGCCGTGTATCAGTGCAGTTTTATGCTGCACCCACATGGAGAGCTTTCTCTTGGTTTGAACAGCTGTTAACCCCAGTGCTTCCCTTCTGTGTGATTTTATTGTTgaatgctctcaccgtcagacgcattttagtggccagtcgggCCCGAAGGAACCTCCGGGAAGGCAGCGATGGTGGAAATGACCAGGACCCTGAGATGAGGAACCGCAGAAAGTCCATCGTTTTACTATTCGCAATATCCGGCAGTTTCATCCTGCTCTGGCTGACAACGGTTGTATATTTCTTATTGTATCGTATCCTAGGCATCTTTAATTACAGAACGTTTTATAACCCTTTGGCAACCTTTGAACACGCGGGaactatgcttcagctcctgagttcctGCACGAACACGGCCATTTACACCGTGACCCAGAGTAAGTTCAGGGAGGAGATGATCAATGCACTCAAATATCCCTTTACACTAATTGGTAAATTAGTAAAATAA